In the genome of Planctomyces sp. SH-PL62, the window GGGATCCGCGACGTCCTCACCAAGAGCTTCGGCTCGCCCAACAAGCTCAACCTCGTCAAGGCCGCCATCCAGGGCCTCACCCAGCTCCGCACGAAGGAAGAGATCGCCCGCCTCCGGGGAGTCCAGATCTAATGCAATTGCACGACGTCCACGAAGGTATCCAGCGCCGTAAGAAGCGCAAGCGCGTCGGCCGGGGCGTCGGCTCCGGTCACGGCAAGACCTCCAGCAAGGGCCACAAGGGCCACAGCTCGCGCCAGGGCTTCAAGATCGGCGCCCTGTTCGAGGGCGGCCAGATCACCCTGGCCCGCCGGGTCCCCAAGCGGGGCTTCTTCAACGGCGCCTTCAAGAAGCACTTCGTCCTGGTCAACCTCGGCGAACTCGACAGCTTCTTCCCCGAGCCGGGGGTCGTCGACGAGGCCGCCCTCCGCGCCACGGGGCTGGTCAAGGGCTACGCCCACGACGGCATCAAGATCCTCGCCGACGGCGAGGTGACCAAGGCCTTCGAGATCCACGCCACCAAGTTCAGCGAGGCGGCCGTCGCCAAGATCGAGGCCGCCGGCGGCAAAGCCGTCGTCGCCCCCTACATCGGCAAGGTCGCCAAGCCGGACGAGACCTGCGGGTCCTGACCCGCCCCCGCTTTCATTCCGCCGCGGCGCGTCGATCGGCGATCGGCGCGTCGGCGGCGGTCCTATTTTGATCGAGACCCGGCGACGCCCCGCCGCGACGGCCCCGGACGGGCCCTCCCCCGGGGCTTCGCGACCCAATCGGCCCATACCGGCCCGAACGATGAACCACGGCCCCAGCGGAGGCGATCGCGCGTGGACAAGCTGATCACCATCTTCAAGATCCCCGAACTCCGGCGGAAGATCCTGTTCACCGCCCTGCTCCTGGCCATCTACCGGATCGGGTTCTACGTCCCGCTGCCGATCGTCAACCAGGCCCAGCTCCGAAACTGGGAAGAGCAGCTCAGCACCAACGCCGCCGGCAAGATCTTCGGCACCGTCGCGATGTTCGGCGGCACCTCGATCGGCATGAGCACGATCTTCGGCCTGGGCATCATGCCCTACATCTCCGCTTCAATCATCTTCCAGCTCCTGGGCAGCGTCGTCCCGTCGCTCGAGGCGATGATGAAGGAAGGAGAGAGCGGCCGCAAGCGGATCAATGAGTATACGCGATACGCCACGGTCGTCTTATGCGCCGTGCAGAGCGCGTTCTGGGTGCAATATATGATGAGCCCCCAGATGAACGTGGTCTTGCCGGAGTATCGCGACATCTGGCATGGCATGGTCTCCGTCTCGATCATGACGGCGGGGACGGTCTTCCTGATGTGGGTCGGCGAGCAGATCGACGAGTACGGCATCGGCAACGGCATCAGTCTGCTCATCATGGCGGGCATCCTCTCGCGCCTTCCCGTCGCCCTCCAGGGGCTTTGGCAGAACGCGACCACCCGACTCACCCCCGAGCCCGGCAAGTACGGCATCATCACGATCGCCCTGCTGCTGATCCTGTTCGTCGCGGTCGTCGTCGGCGTCGTGGCGATCACCGAGAGCCAGAGACGGATCCCGACCCAGTCGGCCAAGCACGTCAGGGGCCGTCGAGTCTTCGGCGGGACGCGACAGTACCTTCCGCTGAAGGTGAACCAGGCCGGCGTCATGCCGATCATCTTCGCCTCCAGCTTGCTCATCTTCCCGTCCCTGATCCTCAGCGCCCTGGCTCGCTCCACCGCCAGCCTTCGGTCGGACACCTGGTCGATCGGCTCGTTCTTCGCGACCACGCTCCAGGACCTCGCCGACGCCTTCCAGCGCCAGGGGTATCTGTACACGCTCTCCAACATCGTGATGATCTACTTCTTCTGCTACTTCTGGACGGCCATCACCTTCAACCCGAAGGACATGTCCGAGAACCTGAAGGACTACGGCAGCTTCATCCCGGGCTACCGCCCCGGGCGTCGCACGGCCGAGTACCTGGAGAAGGTCATGCTGCGGATCACTTACGTGGGGGCGGCCTTCCTGTCGCTCGTCGCGGTGATCCCGACGCTGGTCCAGAACGGCCTGAACGTCGACTTCACGGTGGCCCAGTTTCTGGGCGGCACCGGCCTGCTGATCGTCGTGAGCGTCTGCCTCGACCTGGTCCAGAAAATCGACAGCCACCTCGTGATGCGGAACTATTCGGGACTTGTGAATCGCAAGTGACCCCAGGAGTCGCCGCATCGTGTCATCGCAACACGGATCGGGCCGCCGTCCCACGCTTCCCCCCCTCCCCTCCGGAGCCCTTCGGCGTCCGGAGGGCATGGGCGGGCCGAAACCGGGATCGGGTCCGCCGCCGTCCCGGAGGACCCCCGTGATCCAGCTCAAAAGCCCCCGCGAGATCGCCCTGATGCGGGAAGCCGGGCGACTCGTCGCTCGGGCGCTCGGCGAGGCTCGCAAGCTGGCCGTGCCGGGGGCGACTACCGCCGATCTCGACGAGGCCGTGGCCTCGGTCTTCCGCGAGGCCGGTGCCACCCCCCTGTTCCTGGGCTATCCGTCCTCGATGCGGGGCAAGCCGCCGTTCCCGGCCGTCATCTGCTCCAGCGTCAACGAACACGTCGTCCACGGCATCCCCAACCGTCGCCCGTTGCGCGAAGGGGACGTCGTCGCGGTCGACACCGGCTGCCGCCTTAACGGCTGGTGCGGCGACTCCGCCGTCACCCTCCCCATCGGCCAGGTGGCGCCCGACGTCCAGAAGCTCCTGGATTGCACCTCCGAGACCCTGGACCTCGCCGTCCGCGCCATGGGGCGTTGCCGCTACTGGTCGGAAGTGGCCTCGTTGATGGAGCAGTACGTCAAAAGCCAGGGCTTCTACGTCATCGAAAAGTTCGTCGGCCACGGCATCGGCAAGGAGATGCACGAGGAACCGCAAGTTCCCAACTTCTTCAGCAAGGCGCTCCGCAAGCACGACATCCTGCTCGAGCCGGGCCTGGTGCTGGCGGTCGAGCCCATGGTGTCGATGGGGACGAAGGACGTGCGGACCCTGGACGACGGCTGGACCGTCGAGACCCGCGACCGCCGCCCCAGCGCCCACTTCGAACACACCATCGCGATGACGCCCGAAGGTCCCGAGATCCTCACGCTTCCCTGAGCGGACGGAGGAGGCCGGATGCGACGGGAACTCACGACCTCCAGTAGGAAATCGCGACGAAATTATCTTGACGAAAGTGGAAGCAGAGACCCTTGCGGAAGAGAAGGAAGATCGTTAGGATGGTCGAATTCCCCGGTGGGCCCGCCATGCCTCAGTGCGCCTGGGCTTCCTGACGCCCAGCGACCGTCGGGTCGATCGGCGAGCGCGATCATCGAGATTTCGGACGGCTGACGCGGGAATCGCGGCCGCTACGAATGCCGCGTCGCCCCCGGCTCGTTCCGGCCGCCGGCCGCACCGCCGGTGCCAGGTCTTCCCTCGAGGACGGACCTGGCGACCGATCGGCCGGGCGACCAATCGCCGGTGGACGATGGACGCCGCCGGGGCGGGCGAACCGGCGTCCCGACGGCGCATCCGCCGAGGGGCGGCGTCTCGGCCACGCAAGTCGGCGTTCCCACGGACAATACACAGGAAAGCAGCGACGGCCATGAAAGTGCGATCGAGCGTCAAGAGGATCTGCGAGAACTGCAAGATCGTGAGGCGGGCGGGCAAGGTCCTGGTGATCTGCTCGAACCCCCGACACAAGCAACGACAGGGCTGACGTCCGCGGCGCCCCCGGCCCAGCCGGTGTGCGTCGGGAGGGCGCGGCCGATCCCAACTTTAGTACAGCCGTGGATCGACGGAGACTGATGGAATGCCTCGTATTCTGGGCGTGGACATACCCAACGACAAGCGGACGGTGATCTCGCTGCGCTACATCTACGGGATCGGGCCGACCCTCGCAGCGCAACTCTGCGAGCGGGCCGGGATCGACCCGGAGAAGCGGGCCCGCGACCTGAGCGAGGATGATCTGGCGAAGCTGGCGGGCCTGCTCGACAACGAGTACACGGTCGAAGGCCAGCTCCGTCGTCAGGTCCAGCAGAACATCGGCCGGCTCCGCGAGATCGGTTGCTATCGGGGACTTCGGCACCGCAAGGGCCTCCCCGTCCGCGGCCAGCGGACCCGCACCAACGCCCGGACCCGCAAGGGGCCGAGGAAGACGGTGGCCGGCAAGAAGGGCGTCAAGGAGATGCGCTGAGGCCGCGACGGCCCGACCAGGGCTGTCGGCTCGCGCGTCGCATCGCGTCGCGGGTTCGCCCCGAGGCGAGGCGGCCGGGCCGGGACGCGGCGGGGGACGCGGATCGAGCATCGAGAATGGGCGGGCGCGAGGCGGCCGCTGGACGGTTGCGGGTCGTTCGATCCGCGGACGACACAAGCACGAATCAGTTAGACGAGGAGCGCAGGACCCGTGGCCAAGGCCAAGAAGCGGAAGACGCGACGCAACGTAAGCCGTGCGGTGGTGCATATCAAGGCGACGTTCAACAACACCACCGTGACCATCACCGATCCCAACGGCGACGCCCTTTGCTGGGCCTCGTCGGGGACCGTCGGCTTCAAGGGGAGCCGCAAGAGCACGCCGTTCGCCGCCCAGCGCGCCGCCGAGACGGCCGCCGCCTCGGCGACGAAGTACGGCGTCAAGGAGGTCGAGGTCAAGGTGAAGGGCCCCGGCTCCGGCCGCGAAAGCGCGATCACCGCGATCCAGGCCTCGGGCCTGTCGATCAAGGCGATCGAGGACGTCACCCCGCTGCCGCACAACGGCTGCCGCCCCCCCAAGAAGCGCCGCGTCTGACCGCCGGTCGCGCCGCGACGCCCGGGCCGGCGGAGCCCCCCCGCCCCGCCCGACGACATCCCCGCGTCGCGAACGCGACACCCCCCGGGGCCCGCAAGACGGGCCCCCCCCGCCGCACACGTACGAGTCAAACCAAACGTTCGAGGTTCGTTGGATCTACCATGGGACGATATACAGGACCGGTCTGCCGGCTTTGCCGCCGCGAGGGCGTCAACCTCTACCTCAAGGGGGCGAGGTGCTACAGCAACAAGTGCGCGATCGTGCGCCGGGACGGCGTCCCGGGCATGCACCAGTTCCGCCGCGGCAAGGCCAGCGAATACGCCATTCGGCTTCGTGAGAAGCAGAAGGTCAAGCGGTATTACGGCATCTTCGAGCGGCAGTTCCGCAAGTACTACGCCGAAGCCGCCCGCAAGAGCGGCAACACCGGCGACGCCCTGATGTCGCTGCTGGAGCGTCGGCTGGACAACGTGGTGGCGCGGCTCCAGTTCGCCGCCAGCCGCCCGCAGTCGCGACAGTTCATCCGTCACGGCCACATCCTGGTCAACGGCAAGAAGGTCGACATCCCGAGCTACCTCGTCCGCCCCGGCGACCAGGTCTCGGTCAAGAACCGCGAGCAGTCGCGGAATCTCGCCCTGGAGAACCAGGCGGCCGACTTCCTGGCCCCGGTCCCCGACTGGCTCGACCGGATCAGCACCGATCCCCCCGAAGGCCGCATCAGCCGCCTGCCGACCGTCCAGGACGTGGCTCTGCCGGTGACGCCGCAGTTGATCGTTGAGTTGTTGAGCCGCTGACCGCGTCCGGCCGAGAGCACCATCAGGGGGATTCATGATGCGTATCCGTTGGCGCGGCCTCGAACTGCCCAGCCGTGTCGTCTGCAACCGCGACAACCTCTCCGACACCTTCGGCGAGTTCCACGTCGAGCCGTTCGAGCGCGGCTTCGGCCACACCGTGGGCAACAGCCTGCGTCGCATCCTCCTCTCCAGCCTGGAGGGGAGCGCGATCACCAAGATCAAGATCCAGGGGGTCCAGCACGAGTTCTCGTCGATCCCCGGCATGGTGGACGACATCACGGATCTGGTGCTCAACATCAAGCTCCTGGTGGTGAAGAACCACTCGGAGCATCCCCGGACGATCCGGATCGATCGCGACCGTCGGGGCGTCGTCACCGCCGCGGACATCCTCCACGACGAGTCGATCGAGATCATCAATCCCGACCACATCCTCTGCACCCTGACCGACGACGTCCCCTTCCACCTGGAGATGACCGTCGAGAACGGGCGGGGCTACAAGACCGCCGCCGAGGGGCACACCGACGACCTGGAGATCGGCGTCATCCCGATCGACTCCAGCTTCAGCCCGGTCCACCGGGTCGAATACCACGTCGAGAACACCCGCGTCGGCCAGCGCACCAACTACGACAAGCTCATCGTCCGGATCTGGACCACCGGCGTCCTGAACCCCGAGATGGCCCTCGTCGAGGCCGCGAAGATCCTTCGCAAGCACCTCAACCCGTTCGTCCAGTACAACGAGCCGGGCCCCGGCCTCTCGATCGAGTCCGGCCCCTACGACGGCGGGAACTACGCCCCGCTCGACGCCGAACTCGAGCGTAAGCTCGACATGAGCCTGGCCGAGCTGGAGCTGTCCGTGCGGGCGACGAACTGCCTCGAAAGCGAGGGGATCACCACCGTCCGCCACCTGGTGAGCCGCTCCGAGGACCAGCTCCTCAACGTCCGCAACTTCGGCGAGACCACCCTCAAGGAGGTCCGGGCCAAGCTCCACGAGATCGGCCTCGACCTGGGCATGAACGTCCCCCCCAAGAGCTGACCGGTTTTCGCGACGTCCGCCCGGACCGCCGCCCCGCCCCCCGACGGCGCGACGGCCCCGGGCCGAACCGACGAAGCCCTTACGATCAGATAAGAAATTCGCCATGCGTCACAAGAAAGCCGGCCGCAAGTTCAAGCGTTCCCCCGAACACCGCCGCATGCTCCTGCGCAATCTGGCCACGGCGCTCCTGGAGCACGGCAAGATCACGACCACCGTCCCCAAGGCGAAGGAACTCCAGCCTTACGTCGAGAAGCTGATCACCTCCGCCAAGGAGGGCTTCAAGCTCGACCCCTTCCGCCGCAGCCTGGCCGTCCTCAATAACAAAGAGGTCGCCTACAAGCTGTTCCACGAGATCGGCCCCCGGTTCGCCAGCCGCCCCGGCGGCTACACCCGGATCTACAAGCTCGCCAAGGTCCGTCAGGGCGACGCCGCCGAGATGGCCGTCATCCAGCTCCTCGGCGAGAACGAGACGATCAAGACCCCCAGCCGCCCCGCCGTCGTCGCGGCCGAGGCTCCCACGGCCTGAGCGATCGCTTGATCGATCGAGCAGACGTCTCGCATGATGCGGGGCGGATCGGCCGCGAATCGGCCCGACCCGCCCCGCTCCCCGCCTTGCCAGCCTCGACCGCCTCCCCCCGCCCGCCTCCGGCCCCGGCCTTCGCATCCAGGAGCGCCGCACCATGAGCCGAGACCCCCGCTGCCTCTTCTGCAAGATCGTCCACGGCGAGATCCCGTCGGCCCGCGTCCTGGAAACGGACCAGGCGGTGGCGATCCTGGACATCAACCCGGTTTCTCACGGCCACGTCCTGATCATTCCTCGGTCGCACCACGCCGAGCTGGCGGAGTTGCCCGACGACCTTTCCGGTCACGTCGGCTCGCTCCTCCCTCGCCTGACCCGCGCCGTCGTCGCCGCGACCGGGGCGGACGGCTCGAACACGGTCATCAACAGCGGAAGCGTCGCCGGGCAGACCATCTTCCACTGCCACTGGCACGTCATCCCTCGGTTCTTCGACGACCCTGTGAGATGGCCCTGGCCTCATCATCCGTATGCTGGCGAGGAGATGGGCCGGATGGCCTCGAAGATCGCTCGCGAACTCGGCGCCCGCGCCGACGATTGAGGCGGCCGACGCCTCGTCCCGAACCCGCCCCCGGGTGGTCTTCCCCGTTTCCCGCGAAATCGGAACCGCCCTCGCGGCGTCCTTCTTTCCGGGAGTCCTCTCCATGACGTTCCGCACCCGAAGGATCGCGCCTCCCTCCCTCGTCCTGGCGCTCGGCGTTTTGCTGGCCTCGTCCTTTCCCCCCTGCCCGACTTCGGCCGCCGCCGACGCCCCCGCCCGGCTCGCCACGACCGGCCGATTCGATCTCAAAGGGGACGTGCCGCTGGACGACGGCCGCGTCGTCGCCGGCGACGGCTCGATCGGTCGCATGAACTGGGTCCCCGCGGATCGCGTCGGCGAGGGCTACACGATCAATTTCGCCATCAACCGGCTGGGCTGGCGTCGTCTGGCCGTCTCTTTCAGGCCGTCCCGGTCGGGGACGGTGACGTTGACCTTGATGGGACCCTGGGAGCAGTCGTCGGCGGGCGGCGTGCTCCGTCAGGAAGTGCTCTGGGACGACCTCCGCGTCGAGGGTGCGGAACTCGCCGCCGACCCTGGGTTCGAGTCGAAGAGGGGCTGGGAAGGGGCGGGAGTCGTCGAGCCTCCGCCCGCTGCGTCGGGTTCCCGAGTCGGCCGGACGTGGCACGACGAGACCCTCTCGACCAGGCTCGCCGTGAAGGCGGGGGTCCCGGTCGTGATCCATGTCCAGGCCCTCGCGCGGACGCCCGAAGGCTATAAGGACATGAAGCCTATCGTCGGCCGCGATACTCCCGCGCACCGACTGGCGAAGCAGTTCCTCCGCGGCGCCAACCTGGGGAACGGCCTGGAAGTCCCGCCGGGGCAGGACTGGGCCGTGAAGTACACCGGGGACGACGTGAAGCGCATCAAGGCGGAAGGGTTCGACCACATCCGCATACCCGTCGGCTGGCACCACTACGTCGGCCCCGCGCCCGATTACAAGCTCTCGCCCGACATCTTCAAGAAGGTGGATGACTTCCTCGACGCCGCCGCGCGCGAGGGCCTCGGGGCGATGATCAACATCCACCACTTCGACGATTTCACGGCCGACCCGGAGGGCCGGAAGGCCGAGTTCCTGGCGATCTGGCGGCAAGTCGCCGAGCATAACGCCGGGCGTCCCGCGAACGTCGCCTTCGAACTGCTGAACGAGCCCAAGGACGCCGCCACCACCGAGGTCGTCAATCGGATCTTCGCCGAGACCGTGAAGGTCATCCGCGAGTCGAACCCCGATCGGCTGATCGTCGCCGGCCCCGGGCGGTGGAATTCGATCTCCGAACTCCCCGCGTTCCGGCTGCCCGACGACGACGGCATCCTCGTCACCGTCCACTCGTACGACCCGTTCTTCTTCACCCATCAGGGGGCGTCCTGGACGAATCGCGGCGACGACGGCAGGCAGAAGGGGATCCGATTCCCCGGGCCGCCGGCTTCGCCGCTGTCGGCCGATCCCGCGCTTCGGCTCACGCCCGGCTTCCTGGCCTGGATCCACGAGTACAACACCGCCCCGGCCGCATCGAACCCGTCGAGCCCCGCCGTCATGGACAAGGCGGTCGAGGCGATCCGGGAGTGGTCCGAACACTACGGCCGTCCGGTCTACCTCGGGGAGTTCGGCGCGATCATGGCGGCCGACCCGGAGTCGCGGGCCAATTACTATCGCGAGTTCCGCAAGCGTCTGGAGAAGGCGGGCGTAGGCTGGGCGATCTGGGACTGGCACGCCGGCTTCAACTACTGGGACGTCGACGAAGACCGCCCGCTCCCCGGCCTCCGCGAGGCTCTTTTCGGCCGCCCGTGAACGCACGGAGAGGTCCCTCGGGCGCTGCATACGACATCCGGGCCGCGATGAGAACTCGTCGCCGGAAGTCGGATGTCAAGAGGAACCTCCCCGCAAGCCGATGGAGATCTTGCTCGCCCTCATCGGGTTCGACGCCCTTCCCTTCCAGCGAAGGGGGAGCGTCGTCCCGGCGTGGCTCGGCCGGCCCGGCCCGCCCGGTCCGTCGACGAAGCCGTCGCTCGCTCCCCCGTCAGGTCTTCGGGCCGCTTTCCTCGCCGAGAGGGAGGTCGAGACGCGAGGGGCGAGGCTGATCCACGCGGACCGGGGGAGAGAGCGAAAACGCGATCAGAGCTTCCACGGCCCTCGGCCCGATCCGCCGAGGATCGAGCGACCCGCCGTGAACGGAGCCGCCCCAGGCCGGGAGCCGAAACGAGCCGCCGGGGCCGATCTGGCGGAGGGGGCCGTCGCGGCTCACCTCACCAAACCCGGGGGCTTGACTTGGACACCTGGTTTGAAGGACATTTCGTGAGGGGCTTTGGACGTCCCGATTCGAGTTTTGAGGGGACGATTCGGGCTGCGACGAGGTGAGGGGATGGAGACGGGGGGTTTTCTGGTGGACGCATGGATAGATTAGGGGTGGCCGAGCGGTGTTTGACCTAACTGCTAAAACCATGCCCGGTTAGAGAAAACGGCGTGAAGTCGGCGGGACGCCTCGAAAACTTGACGGTTTTTCGAGGGGGCCTATAATTTTTCTGAATCCACCGACCGACGAGAGTTGGGCACGTAAAGAACAAGGCGCGAGCGCGCCGGCGATCTCTGATGGGATCGACGACGGCGTGAACCACGGAACCGGACTCGCGCCGGAATGGTCAGGAGAATCCCGTGCCCAGGCAATCCGACGCGACGAAAGCCGCCATAAAACACGCGGTCGACATCGTGGGGTTGGTGGGTGAATACCTACCTCTGCATCGGGCCGGATCGCGCTACAAGGCGCTCTGCCCGTTTCACGACGACCATAATCCGTCGTTGGAAGTGAATCCCGAGCGACAGACTTTCAAGTGCTGGGTCTGCGGCGCGGGGGGGGACGTCCTGGAGTTCGTGCTGAAGATCGAGCGGATCGAGTTCCCCGAGGCGTTGCGGATGCTGGCGGAGCGGGCGGGGATCACGCTGGAGAGCGGCCCGGCGTCGACCGTGCGGCCCGAGGGCCCGTCGAAGACGGAGCTGACGGGGGTGCTGGCGTGGGCGGAGGGGGCGTTCGAGGAGGCGTTGGGGCGGCATGAACCGGCTCGGGGGTACATCGAGGGGCGGGGGCTGACGGCGGAGACGGCGGCGCGGTTCCGTCTGGGGTACGCCCCGGACGATCCGGCCTGGCTGTTCGAGTCGGCCCGACGGCGAGGGGTGTCGACCGATCTGCTGGAGAAGGCGGGGTTGGCGGTTCGTCCCGAAGAGGGGCCTGGTAAGGTTCACGCGCGGTTTCGGGGTCGGCTGATCTTTCCGATTCATGACGAGCGGGGCCGTCCGGTGGGATTCGGGGGACGGATTCTGCCGGAAGCGGAGAGGGCGGCTTCGTCTCGGGGGTTTCGTGTCGCAAAATATGTTAACAGCCCTGAGACGGCCCTCTTCCAGAAGCGTCGGATCCTGTACGCGGCGGATCTTGCGAGGACGGCCTGTCGCGAGGCGGGCTGGGTCGCGGTGATGGAAGGGTACACGGACGTGATGGCGGCGCATCAGGTGGGGCTGGCGAACGTCGTGGCGACCCTGGGGACGGCGTTCGGCGACGACCACGTCCCCATGCTGCGACGGCTGGCCGACCGGGCGTGCCTGATCTACGACGGCGACGAGGCGGGGCAGTCCGCCGCCGAGCGGGCCCTCGAGATCTTCCTGGGACATGAGCTGGACGTGCGGGTGCTGTCGCTCCCCTCGGGCCTGGATCCTTGCGACTTCCTCTTGAGCGAAGGAGCCGACGCATTCCGCAAGCTGGCCGCCGAGGCGCTCGATCCGCTGACCTTCGTGCTCAACCGGGCCCGGTCGCGGTTCGACCTGGATTCGATCGAGGGTGCCCGTCGAGGGGCCGAGTGGGTGCTCGGCATCCTCTGCCGGGTCCCTTCCCGGCCGGGCACGGTGCAGGACCTGGCGCTGAACAAGGCGCTCGACTCGCTGGCCCACGCACTCCGGCTGCCGATCGGTCCCCTGGCGAGGCGGCTCAAGGAGCTGCGGGGGGCCTCGCGGCGAAGGGGGGCGGAGCGGGCCGGCCTCTCCCCCCCCTCGGGAGCGAACCCGGTCGAGGCGGCGACGGCACCCCCCCCTCCCCCCCCGGCCGACCTGCTGAGGGCGATGGACCCGGTGGAACGCGAACTGGTGGCGATCGTCGTGGCCCAGCCCGAGACGGTCGCCCGGCTGGTCGCCCGGGTCCCCCTGGCGGCGATCCGTGACGACTCCGCCCGCGCGATCCTGGACGCGGCCTATGATCTCTACGGTCAGGGCGAGACGCCGACCTTCGAGGCCATCAAAGACAATCTGGACGACCCCCGACCCCGGTCGGTCGTCGCCTACCTGAGCGACCTGCAAGACGGACTGGACCGCCCCGAACTGCAACCCCTGGACGCCGTCCAGTTCCCCCCGGGGACCTGGGGCGAGCGGCTCGACCCGGTGCTCGGCCGGCTCGCCGAACGCGAGCGGCTGACGCGGCTCGCCGACTTGCGGCAGGCCCTTGATGAGACCGACCGGGCGACCGAACCCGACGCTTACCGCGCCTTGCAACTGGAATATCGTCGACTACTGACTCAGCGGGTCGGGACTCCCGAGAAGAAGACGCGTCCCGATCCGACGTTTCGTGCGTGAGGGAGGAATGATGGATAAGCTGGACGAGGGCCTCAAAGCTCTCCTCGAACTGGGTAAGCGACGTGGTTTCCTGACGTTCGATCAGGTCAACGACGTCCTTCCCGACGACGCGACGAGCCCCGATCGCATCCACGGCCTGCTCGAGACGCTCGACGAGATGGGGGTCGAGCTGATCAACGAGGATGAGGCCGAGGCCCGCCTGCTGGCGTCCGGCGACCTCGACGACGAGTCCGAGGACCTCGCCGAGGCCGAGGAGGAGGAGGAAGAAGACGCCGAGCTCACGCCCGAGGAGCTGGAGGACATCTCCCGGCGGATCGACGACCCGGTCCGGATGTACCTCACCCAGATGGGCGAGATCCCCCTGCTCACCCGCGACCAGGAGATCAACCTCGCCAAGAAGATCGAGGTCACCCGCAAGAAGTTCCGCCGCAAGGTCCTGGAGTGTCACTTCGCCCTGGCGCTGGTGGTCGACGTCCTCAAGAAGGTCTCCGACGGCGAGCTGCCGTTCGACCGCACCGTCAAGGTCTCGGTCACCGAGAACCTCGAGAAGGACCAGATCCTCGGCCGGATGCCCCACAACCTCGCGACGCTCTCCCACCTGATGGAGTGCAACGTCCGCGACTTCAAGGCGTTCATCCGCGACCGCGAGCCGACCTCCCGCGCCG includes:
- a CDS encoding glycoside hydrolase family 5 protein, with amino-acid sequence MTFRTRRIAPPSLVLALGVLLASSFPPCPTSAAADAPARLATTGRFDLKGDVPLDDGRVVAGDGSIGRMNWVPADRVGEGYTINFAINRLGWRRLAVSFRPSRSGTVTLTLMGPWEQSSAGGVLRQEVLWDDLRVEGAELAADPGFESKRGWEGAGVVEPPPAASGSRVGRTWHDETLSTRLAVKAGVPVVIHVQALARTPEGYKDMKPIVGRDTPAHRLAKQFLRGANLGNGLEVPPGQDWAVKYTGDDVKRIKAEGFDHIRIPVGWHHYVGPAPDYKLSPDIFKKVDDFLDAAAREGLGAMINIHHFDDFTADPEGRKAEFLAIWRQVAEHNAGRPANVAFELLNEPKDAATTEVVNRIFAETVKVIRESNPDRLIVAGPGRWNSISELPAFRLPDDDGILVTVHSYDPFFFTHQGASWTNRGDDGRQKGIRFPGPPASPLSADPALRLTPGFLAWIHEYNTAPAASNPSSPAVMDKAVEAIREWSEHYGRPVYLGEFGAIMAADPESRANYYREFRKRLEKAGVGWAIWDWHAGFNYWDVDEDRPLPGLREALFGRP
- the dnaG gene encoding DNA primase; its protein translation is MPRQSDATKAAIKHAVDIVGLVGEYLPLHRAGSRYKALCPFHDDHNPSLEVNPERQTFKCWVCGAGGDVLEFVLKIERIEFPEALRMLAERAGITLESGPASTVRPEGPSKTELTGVLAWAEGAFEEALGRHEPARGYIEGRGLTAETAARFRLGYAPDDPAWLFESARRRGVSTDLLEKAGLAVRPEEGPGKVHARFRGRLIFPIHDERGRPVGFGGRILPEAERAASSRGFRVAKYVNSPETALFQKRRILYAADLARTACREAGWVAVMEGYTDVMAAHQVGLANVVATLGTAFGDDHVPMLRRLADRACLIYDGDEAGQSAAERALEIFLGHELDVRVLSLPSGLDPCDFLLSEGADAFRKLAAEALDPLTFVLNRARSRFDLDSIEGARRGAEWVLGILCRVPSRPGTVQDLALNKALDSLAHALRLPIGPLARRLKELRGASRRRGAERAGLSPPSGANPVEAATAPPPPPPADLLRAMDPVERELVAIVVAQPETVARLVARVPLAAIRDDSARAILDAAYDLYGQGETPTFEAIKDNLDDPRPRSVVAYLSDLQDGLDRPELQPLDAVQFPPGTWGERLDPVLGRLAERERLTRLADLRQALDETDRATEPDAYRALQLEYRRLLTQRVGTPEKKTRPDPTFRA